The Qipengyuania aurantiaca genome contains the following window.
CGTGCTGACGGAGACCCCGGGCAAGCTCGACAACAGTTTCTTCAAGAACCTGCTCGGCATGGGCGTGATCTGGAAAGAGGTCGACGACAGCGGCGACGAGGAATTCGTCGGCACCTGCCGCAAGACCGGCAAGGAACTGTGGCGCGCCACGCGCACCGACCTCGTCTTCGGTTCCAACTCGCGCCTGCGCGCGGTGGCGGAAGTCTATGCCGAGAACGGCAACGAAGAGAAGTTCGTGCGCGATTTCGTCAAGGCCTGGACCAAGGTCATGGACGCCGATCGCTTCGACCTGACCTACGCGAAATACCACAAGTAAGGGGGCCAGACCCTTCGGGACCGCACCAAGCCCCCCGGCAGCAATGCCGGGGGGCTTTTTACGTGCTTACTCAACCGATCAGGCTGTGCGGTATTTTGAAGCTTGCAAACCGGAACGCCATGCGCGGCCCGTCCGTATGTCTTTCATCCTCCAGCAGAAAGGCACGTCGCCATGGCCGACCGCACAGTTCCCCCCACCACCACCGATGCCGGCATCCGCGCCCCGAGCGACGAGCATTCGCTGACGCTTGGCCGCGATGGCCCGATCGTGCTCAACGATCACTATCTCATCGAGCAGATGGCGAACTTCAACCGCGAGCGGATCCCCGAGCGCCAGCCGCACGCCAAGGGTTCGGGCGCTTTCGGCTATTTCGAAACGACGCACGATGTCTCGAAATACACCAAGGCCAAGCTGTTCCAGAAGGGCGTGAAGACCGACACGGCCATGCGTTTCTCCACCGTGGCAGGCGAACGCGGCAGCCCCGATACCTGGCGCGACCCGCGCGGCTTCTCGGTAAAGTTCTACACCGAAGACGGCAATTTCGACATGGTCGGCAACAACACGCCGATCTTCTTCATCCGCGATCCGCTGAAGTTCCAGCACTTCATCCGCAGCCAGAAGCGCCGCGCCGACAACGGCCTGCGCGATCACGACATGATGTGGGATTTCTGGACCCTGTCGCCCGAAAGCGCGCACCAGGTCACCTATCTCATGGGCGATCGCGGCGTGCCGAAGAACTGGCGCGAGATGAACGGGTACGGCAGCCACACATACATGCTGATTAACGAGGCGGGCGAGAAGTTCTGGGTCAAGTTCCACTTCATGACCGATGTCGGCGAGATGAGTGGCAACGCCCATTTGACGCAGGACGAGGCGGTCAAGAAGGCGGGCGAGGACAGCGATTACCACCGCCGCGACCTGTTCGACGCGATCCACAAGGGCGATTTTCCCAGCTGGACGCTCAAATGGCAGATCATGCCTTACGAGGACGCCAAGACCTATCGCATCAACCCCTTTGATCTCACCAAGACTTGGCCGCATGCCGATTATCCGCTGATCGAGGTCGGCAAGCTGGTGCTGAACGAGAATCCGGTCGACTGGGACACGCAGATCGAGCAGCTTGCCTTCGAGCCCAACAATATGGTGCCCGGCATCGGCCTGTCGCCCGACAAGATGCTGCTGGCACGCGGGTTCTCCTATGCCGACGCGCATCGCCACCGGCTCGGGGTCAATTACAAGCAGATCCCGGTGAACTCGGCGAAGAATGCCGAGGTCAATTCCTATTCGCGCGCCGGCGCCATGCGGGTGACGAATGCGGTGGACCCGGTCTATGCGCCCAATTCCTATGGCGGCCCGGCCGCTCAGCCCGAAGTGGGCGGCGAGGCGACTTGGCACGCCGATGGCGACATGGTGCGACAGGCCTATACCTTGCGCGAAGATGACGACGACTGGAGCCAGGCACGCGCGCTGGTGAACGATGTCATGGACGACGCGCAGCGCGAGCGGTTCGTGTCGAATGTTGCCGGGCATCTTGCCGACGGGGTGAGCGAGAAGATCCTCCAGCGCGCCTTCGAATACTGGAAGAATGTCGACGAGACGATCGGCGCGCGGATCGAGAAGGCGGTGCGCGACAAGCTGGGCGGCAAATCCACCGCGCCGGGTCTCGGTTCGGCCAAATCGACCACCGACGAGGCTACTCTGGGGCCCGATGTCGTGGAGGCGAAAGCGCGCGAGGCGGAACCCGCCGAATAGGGCGTCACGTAGCTCTGGCATTACGCAAGCAGTGCGTTAGGAGGCAGGGATGGACACCGCCTTCTCTCGCACCGCTCGGCTTTGCGCTGCGCTCGTTTCGCTCATCGCCATCGTCTCGCTGATGGTGCAGTCGGTCGGCAATCTGGAACGAGACGGCACGATGTTGGCCGCGTGGAGCGCGATGCTGCAATGGTTCACCATCTGGGGCAATGTCGCGGCTTCTTCGGCTGGATCGCGCTTCGCGGTCGGATCGAGCCGCGCATTCCTTTCGCGCTTGCCGCAGCGCTGATCATCATCGCGGCGGTCTACCACGTCCTGCTGGCCTCTTTTCACGACCCGCAAGGGATGGAATGGTGGACGAACATCGCGCACCACACCGTGGTTCCGGCAGGCGGCGTTGTGTGGTGGTTGGCCTTCTCGCGCGACGGCTTAGCCGGCTGGCGCTCGCTCCCCATCGTGATGCTGGTGCCGGTAGTCTACGGCGGCTTTGCACTGGTGAATGGCGCGCTTACCGGGTTCTACCCTTATTTCTTCCTCGACCAGCCGAGCCTTGGCCTTGGCACGGTGCTGCTCAACATGGTCGGTCTGGCAGTCCTTTTCCTGCTCGTCGCCGCGCTGCTGCTGGCGATCCGCAAGCTTATCCGCGCTCGCGCCTGAGCACGATGTAAAGCGCGCCATCGCCGCCGTGGCGGATATGGGCGCGGCGTACGGCGGCGATGGCCGCGTGGTGGCTGGAGGCCGCGAGCCAGTCGAGCACCTTGGCGCGGATTGCCCCGCGCTTGCTGCCACGGTCCGCCGGATCGACCGGACGCGGCTTGCCGGTCACCAGCAGGATCGTGCGTGCGCCCATAGCGCGAGCCTGCGCGACTCCGCTCATCAGCCGGTCATAGGCCGCATCGAGACCGTGGCCGTGGAGGTCGAGTGTGACATCGGGTTGGATGCTGCCGGACTTCAGCTTCTTGTCCCAACTGGAATCGAGCGAATTTTGAGGCGCGCGCGATGGCGGTGAGGGCCGCGGCGAAGCGGCAACAGGCCTGACCGGTACCTTCTTCGCCTTGGGCTGCCGCGCTGGCGGAAGCTTGACCACGGGCTTCGGCGTTTCCACACGCCGGATAGCCGGGTGCATAGGTGCGACCGTGGCGGCGACCTTTTCCCAGGCCTCCGCCTCTTCCTCCGTCAGACCACGAGGCGCGGTCATGGCTTGAGGCGCGCAAGCGTTCCCTTGGGCAGGAGCAGATAGGCGGTCCCGCGGCTGCTCATGCCACCCGCAATCTCGCGCGCATCCGCGCCGTTGCCCCAGAATGTGTCGAAGCGGTTCGCACCCTTGATTGCGCCGCCCGTGTCCTGCGCGATCCACAGCCCGTCGGCGACATCGGCCTCCATGTCGAGATAGACCGGCGCGCCGTAAGGCACGAACTTGGGATCGACGGCCACGCTGTCCTGCCGGAACACGGGCACTTCGAGCGAGCCCAGCGGCCCTTCGGTGTCGAGTTCGCGGAAGAAGATCCAGCTCTTGTTCTCGTTGAGGATCGCGTCGGCTTGCGAAGGATTGTCGCGCAGCCAGGCAATGATCCCCTGCATGGAGGTGGGGTATTCCGTCCCATCGCCGATCAGCCCGCGCTCGCGCATGGTGCGGCCGATCGCCACATATTCGCGGCCGTTCTGCCCGGCATAGCCGATGCGCATGACCTCGCCATCGGGCAGGCGAAGGAGGCCGCTGCCCTGGATCTGGAGGAAGAAGAACTCGACCGGATCGGCGGCCCAGGCGACAACCGGGACCTTGCCGTCCAGCGCCCCGGCGACGATTTCGGAGCGTTCGTAATATTGCACGAAATCGCCGTTCTCGTCGTAGCGGCCGAGCGGTGGGCGCCCGGTGCGTTCGGCCTCGGGCATATCGGCAGGCCAGGCGCGTACGAGGTCTTCCGGCATCGCGTAAACCGGCACATCGTATCCGGGGGCGCGCGTGCGGCTGCCGAGGATTTCGGGCTCGTAATAGCCGGTGGCGAAAGCGCTGCCGTCGCCGACCATCACCGTTTCGAACTGGCTCTTGAAGAACAGCACCGGATCGCTCGACCAGTTGGCGGCAGCGCCGCAGGGCGCCTGCCAGTCAACGCGGCGGGTCAGGCCGCTGGTGTCGTCACGATAGAGGATCTTGTCGCAGGATCGCTTGAACGCGGCGAGCGCGGGGGCGGCATCCCACCCGGCAAAAGGCATGGTGTCGATGGCCGGACCCGGCGAAAGCGTTGCGGCCAGCGCGGTATCGGCAGGGATCGGCTCGGGCACTTCCACGGCGCCCGTGTCCATCGGCGGGCGCGCATCGGGAATGGCAGCGCATCCCGCGAGACTGAAGGCTGCAGCCAGCCCGGCGAGAATACGCATGTGTCCTCCGGTGAATTTCGAAGTGGGATCAGCCCTGGTCGGTCTCGTCGAGCACCCAGTTCGGGTCACGCGCGTCGACATTGCGGCTGAAGGTCCAGATGTCCCGGCTCTCCACCGCATCGTCGAGCGAGCCGGCGATGACAGTGCCGTCTTTGTCGCGCGTGAGCGAAGCGATGTCCGAGACGAACAGGACGGCGATCCGCGCGGTGCGACCATCGAGTTCGGCCGAATGGATGGTCGCATCCTCAATCCGGATGAGGCGGTTGTCGAGCGTTTCGCCCGCCGCGTCGCGCGCGTCGATCGCGCCGGAGAAACCGGTATAGACATCGTCATCGGTGAGATCGCGCAGCGTTTCCTTGTCGCCCTTCCAGAAGGCTTCGAGGACCATGCCGTATGCGGCCTTGGCGCCTTCGAGGAAGGCCAGAAGGTCAAAGCGCTGGTCAGCGCTGGCGATGGCGCGGATGGCGTTTTCGTTGGCCGAGGAGGTGTTGTCCACGCTGCGCAGGCGCACAGGCTCGCGCACCGGTGCGGCCGGGCGGTCACCGGCAGGCGGGACCTGCGCGTCGGGCGCATCGAAGCGATGGCGCGCGGGCTCTTCCTCGTGCTCCGACCGCTCTCCGAGAACGGAATAAAGGCGCAGGCCGAGGAAGGCGGCGATGGCGGCGAGGATGACGATCTCGGTGATCACAAGTACTTGTCCGTTTGATGCTTCGTACTGCCTACGGGCCAACGGCCCTCGCAGTTCCAGTCCTGTCTGCCTTAGATAGGGTGTAATTACAAACGGACAATGACTCGCCGCCCTTCGCATGAGCCGGGGCGAAATGGCTGGGGATGCGCCGCATTGCCCCGCGCGTGCGGGGGTGCTAGGCGCGCGCCGAACCAGCCGGGTCGCGGCGATGCGCGCCCTGGCGACCAATGATTCGAATATTCGCGAAAGAAGTGATTTTCCCATGGCCGACGAAAACGACGTACTGACCGACCTCAACATGGACCCCGCCGCCGGCGCCAATGGCGCGGACAACCGCCCGACGGTCGGCGTGATCAACCAGTACATCAAGGATCTTTCGGTCGAGAACCCGAACTCGCCGGGCAGCTTCCAGTGGAACGAGCAGCCGCGCGTCGACGTGCAGGTCAATATCGGGGCCAACAAGGTCAACGACGAGATCACCGAAGTCGAACTCAAGATGACGGTCCGCGCCGATGGCGACAAGGGCAATCTCTACCTGATCGAACTGGCCTATTGCGGCCTCATCGGCATCCGCAACCTGCCCGACGAGCACGCCCACGCCTTCCTGTTCGCCGAAGCGCCGCGCCTGCTCTTCCCCTTCGCCCGCGCGATCGTGTCCGACGCCGTGCGCGACGCCGGCTTCCCGCCGCTGCTGCTCGACCCGATGGATTTCGGTTCGCTTTACCAGCAGCAACTCCAGGCTCGCGCGGCGCAGCAGGGCGAAAACGCGCCTGCCGTGCCGACCGGCGACGCCTGATCACACGCGCATAGCTAGGCCATGAGCCTGCTCAAACATGTCGGGACGATCGGCTCGCTCACCATGGTGAGCCGCGTCGCCGGCATGGCGCGCGAAATGATCTTCTCCCGCGTGCTCGGCGCCAATGCGGTGACCGATGCGTGGTTCCAGGCCTTCATCATTCCCAACGTCTTCCGTCGCCTGTTCGCGGAAGGCGCCTTTTCGGCAGCCTTCGTGCCGATGTTTTCCAAGCGCCTTCACGGCGAAGGCGGGCTGGACGACGCGCGCAGCTTTTCCGACGATGTGCTGAGCGTTTTCCTGCCGGTGTTGATCCTCGTCTGCGCCGTCATGATGCTGGCCATGCCGTGGGTGATCTGGCTGCTGGGCGACAAGGGGCGCGATCCGGCCAGCTTCCAGATGGAAGTCGATTTCGCACGGATCATGTTCCCCTACATCCTGCTGGTCAGCCTCGTCACGCTGTTCACCGGCATGCTCAATTCGGTCAGCCGGTTTGCGCCGGGTGCCAGCTTTCCCATCCTGCTCAACCTCACGCTGATTGCGGCGCTGCTGTTCGGCGAATACGCGATGAGCGCCTGGGGCTGGACGGTCGAGCAAGTAGGTTACAGCCAGGCCTGGGCCGTAACGCTGGGCGGCGTCATCCAGCTCGGATGGCTTTATTACTGGACCCGCGTGGAAGGCTTCCGGCCCAAGCTGTTGTGGCCGCGGATTACGCCGGAGGTGAAGCGCCTTTCGATCATCGCGCTGCCAGCCGCAATCGGCGGCGGGGCATACCAGATCAACACGCTGGTCCAGCTCTACTTCCTCAACCAGCTCGACAGCGGGTCGATCAGCTACATGAATTACGCCGACCGACTGAATCAGTTGCCGCTGGGGATCATCGGTATCGCGCTGTCTACCGCTATCCTGCCCACGCTGTCGAAATTCGTCGGCGCCAGGAACAAGGAAGGCACCGATCGCATCCAGTCGGACGCCATCGAGCTTTCGATGCTGCTGACCATCCCGGCGGCGGTCGCGCTGGCGGTCTGCGCCGTGCCTTTCGTGACCATGATCTTCCAGGGCGGCCGCTTCAGCCTCGAACAGGCTGATCTGACCGGACAAGTGCTTGGCGCGCTGGTGCTGGGTCTGCCGGCCTATGTGCTGGTGAAGGTCCTTGTGCCCAATTTCTACGCCCGTTCGGACACGCGCACGCCGGTTTACGCGGCCTTCATTTCGCTGGCCGTTTTCGTGGCCATGAACTTCGCTCTGCTCGACCGGTTCGGTGTGGTGGGCGTGGCCTTCGCCAGCGTCATCGGCGCGTGGATCAACGTTGCCTATCTCTACATCGTGCTGGTCAGGCGCGACTATTACGCCATCCCGCTGCAGCTGGTCGGCCGTATCCTGCGCCAGCTCGTGGCCGCCGCCGCCATGGGCGTCGCCTTGTGGTTCGCGCGCGATTTGCTAACCGGATGGTATTCCGCAGGCCTGTTCGAACGCCTCGGCGCGCTGCTCGTGCTCGTCGGCTGTTCGGCGGTGGTCTATTTCGGCGTGGCCTTCGCGGTCGGCGCCATCGACCGGCAGCGCATCGCTGCCCTCACCAAGAAAAGAGAGCCCTAGAACCTCATGCGCGTAGTCTCCGGCATCCAGCCCACCGGCAATCTCCACCTCGGCAATTACCTGGGGGCGATCCGCAATTGGGTGCGCATGCAGGACGAGATGGGCGACGGCGAACAGTGTCTCTTCTTCCTCGCGGATTTGCATGCGATCTCGATGCCGCACGATCCGGCGGAACTGAAAAAGGGCACGCTGGAAATGGCCGCGGCGCTGGTCGCCTGCGGGATCGACCCGGCCAAAAGCGTGCTTTTCAATCAGGCGCAGGTGCCGCAGCACGCCGAATTGCAGTGG
Protein-coding sequences here:
- a CDS encoding catalase, whose product is MADRTVPPTTTDAGIRAPSDEHSLTLGRDGPIVLNDHYLIEQMANFNRERIPERQPHAKGSGAFGYFETTHDVSKYTKAKLFQKGVKTDTAMRFSTVAGERGSPDTWRDPRGFSVKFYTEDGNFDMVGNNTPIFFIRDPLKFQHFIRSQKRRADNGLRDHDMMWDFWTLSPESAHQVTYLMGDRGVPKNWREMNGYGSHTYMLINEAGEKFWVKFHFMTDVGEMSGNAHLTQDEAVKKAGEDSDYHRRDLFDAIHKGDFPSWTLKWQIMPYEDAKTYRINPFDLTKTWPHADYPLIEVGKLVLNENPVDWDTQIEQLAFEPNNMVPGIGLSPDKMLLARGFSYADAHRHRLGVNYKQIPVNSAKNAEVNSYSRAGAMRVTNAVDPVYAPNSYGGPAAQPEVGGEATWHADGDMVRQAYTLREDDDDWSQARALVNDVMDDAQRERFVSNVAGHLADGVSEKILQRAFEYWKNVDETIGARIEKAVRDKLGGKSTAPGLGSAKSTTDEATLGPDVVEAKAREAEPAE
- a CDS encoding Pr6Pr family membrane protein, with protein sequence MVHHLGQCRGFFGWIALRGRIEPRIPFALAAALIIIAAVYHVLLASFHDPQGMEWWTNIAHHTVVPAGGVVWWLAFSRDGLAGWRSLPIVMLVPVVYGGFALVNGALTGFYPYFFLDQPSLGLGTVLLNMVGLAVLFLLVAALLLAIRKLIRARA
- a CDS encoding Smr/MutS family protein: MTAPRGLTEEEAEAWEKVAATVAPMHPAIRRVETPKPVVKLPPARQPKAKKVPVRPVAASPRPSPPSRAPQNSLDSSWDKKLKSGSIQPDVTLDLHGHGLDAAYDRLMSGVAQARAMGARTILLVTGKPRPVDPADRGSKRGAIRAKVLDWLAASSHHAAIAAVRRAHIRHGGDGALYIVLRRERG
- the mltA gene encoding murein transglycosylase A codes for the protein MRILAGLAAAFSLAGCAAIPDARPPMDTGAVEVPEPIPADTALAATLSPGPAIDTMPFAGWDAAPALAAFKRSCDKILYRDDTSGLTRRVDWQAPCGAAANWSSDPVLFFKSQFETVMVGDGSAFATGYYEPEILGSRTRAPGYDVPVYAMPEDLVRAWPADMPEAERTGRPPLGRYDENGDFVQYYERSEIVAGALDGKVPVVAWAADPVEFFFLQIQGSGLLRLPDGEVMRIGYAGQNGREYVAIGRTMRERGLIGDGTEYPTSMQGIIAWLRDNPSQADAILNENKSWIFFRELDTEGPLGSLEVPVFRQDSVAVDPKFVPYGAPVYLDMEADVADGLWIAQDTGGAIKGANRFDTFWGNGADAREIAGGMSSRGTAYLLLPKGTLARLKP
- a CDS encoding Tim44/TimA family putative adaptor protein, which gives rise to MITEIVILAAIAAFLGLRLYSVLGERSEHEEEPARHRFDAPDAQVPPAGDRPAAPVREPVRLRSVDNTSSANENAIRAIASADQRFDLLAFLEGAKAAYGMVLEAFWKGDKETLRDLTDDDVYTGFSGAIDARDAAGETLDNRLIRIEDATIHSAELDGRTARIAVLFVSDIASLTRDKDGTVIAGSLDDAVESRDIWTFSRNVDARDPNWVLDETDQG
- the secB gene encoding protein-export chaperone SecB; amino-acid sequence: MADENDVLTDLNMDPAAGANGADNRPTVGVINQYIKDLSVENPNSPGSFQWNEQPRVDVQVNIGANKVNDEITEVELKMTVRADGDKGNLYLIELAYCGLIGIRNLPDEHAHAFLFAEAPRLLFPFARAIVSDAVRDAGFPPLLLDPMDFGSLYQQQLQARAAQQGENAPAVPTGDA
- the murJ gene encoding murein biosynthesis integral membrane protein MurJ, with protein sequence MSLLKHVGTIGSLTMVSRVAGMAREMIFSRVLGANAVTDAWFQAFIIPNVFRRLFAEGAFSAAFVPMFSKRLHGEGGLDDARSFSDDVLSVFLPVLILVCAVMMLAMPWVIWLLGDKGRDPASFQMEVDFARIMFPYILLVSLVTLFTGMLNSVSRFAPGASFPILLNLTLIAALLFGEYAMSAWGWTVEQVGYSQAWAVTLGGVIQLGWLYYWTRVEGFRPKLLWPRITPEVKRLSIIALPAAIGGGAYQINTLVQLYFLNQLDSGSISYMNYADRLNQLPLGIIGIALSTAILPTLSKFVGARNKEGTDRIQSDAIELSMLLTIPAAVALAVCAVPFVTMIFQGGRFSLEQADLTGQVLGALVLGLPAYVLVKVLVPNFYARSDTRTPVYAAFISLAVFVAMNFALLDRFGVVGVAFASVIGAWINVAYLYIVLVRRDYYAIPLQLVGRILRQLVAAAAMGVALWFARDLLTGWYSAGLFERLGALLVLVGCSAVVYFGVAFAVGAIDRQRIAALTKKREP